A DNA window from Andrena cerasifolii isolate SP2316 chromosome 16, iyAndCera1_principal, whole genome shotgun sequence contains the following coding sequences:
- the Cda5 gene encoding chitin deacetylase-like 5 isoform X3 encodes MYSHELQTCDWPRNVGCPEGGAPSKEVEEDPLLERSAKIESLQEQQHQQRPQQSRREQQHQQRPVQRQPIPVTTTPTPVPQITEKQIRQRQQARNYHEDQYEPASEVESDRQQRVYRGQPSTIGQVQSDRDGLRRNVISEREKESLVSTRAQTETHYRTQVPSSESPRLAKILSTAAPVISKSYYSEPDQSYPYYTIYDDDVSIYKDDDYNQYTVNQSVVVQPSVKISEVNTKQYQKPKKVAVNEADKYNLNQDVTVQDYDIYENQAQLNKNKFRITDGQSFRPNVLSHPVVHVTTPNAIVDTFIPLTTTTQPPTTTSRPYTVNAPSRGRPQQINRGTAPPRLRPTLKPSTEIVSKAQEFIDIYRYPPTRPAPIYPTPQVDKPAAKCRKDVCLLPDCSCGGADIPGDYLPEEIPQIVLLTFDDSVNDLNKGLYADLFEKGRKNPNGCPISATFYVSHEWTDYSQVQNLYAAGHEIASHTVSHSFGEQFSQRKWAREVAGQREILSAYGGVKLEDVRGMRAPFLSVGGNNMFKMLWDTNFTYDSSMPIYENRPPSWPYTLDYKLFHDCMIPPCPTRSYPGLWEVPMVMWQDLNGGRCSMGDACSNPPTADGVYKMLIKNFERHYTTNRAPFGLFYHAAWFTQPHHKEGFISFLDTIVAMDDVWVVTNSQAIQWVRNPTPLPLMHTFEPFGCNYPDRPKKCNNPRVCNLWHKSGVRYMKTCQACPDIYPWTGKTGIRSSRIDNDVDSHE; translated from the exons ATGTACAG TCACGAGCTACAGACGTGCGATTGGCCACGCAACGTGGGCTGCCCCGAGGGTGGAGCACCCAGCAAGGAAGTCGAGGAAGATCCTCTGCTGGAGAG GTCGGCGAAGATCGAGTCTCTGCAGGAGCAGCAGCACCAGCAACGCCCGCAGCAATCTAGGCGAGAGCAACAGCACCAGCAGCGTCCTGTCCAGAGGCAACCGATCCCGGTGACCACCACGCCGACCCCCGTGCCGCAGATCACCGAGAAGCAGATCCGTCAGAGGCAACAGGCCAGGAACTACCACGAGGACCAGTACGAGCCAGCCAGCGAGGTCGAGAGCGACAGGCAGCAACGGGTCTACCGGGGACAGCCGTCCACGATTGGCCAAGTGCAGAGCGATCGGGATGGCCTGCGGAGGAACGTGATATCG gagagggagaaggagagccTGGTGAGCACGCGCGCCCAGACGGAAACCCATTACAG GACCCAAGTACCATCGTCCGAGTCGCCGAGACTCGCCAAGATCCTGTCCACCGCTGCACCAGTCATCTCCAAGTCGTATTACAGCGAGCCGGACCAGAGCTACCCCTACTACACCATCTACGACGACGACGTGTCCATCTACAAGGACGATG ATTACAATCAGTACACCGTGAACCAATCGGTGGTGGTTCAGCCGAGCGTCAAGATCAGCGAGGTGAACACGAAGCAGTACCAGAAGCCGAAGAAGGTCGCGGTGAACGAGGCGGACAAGTACAACCTGAACCAGGACGTCACGGTGCAGGACTACGACATCTACGAGAATCAG GCGCAGCTCAACAAGAACAAGTTCCGCATTACCGATGGGCAGTCGTTCAG GCCGAACGTGCTCAGCCACCCTGTCGTCCACGTGACGACTCCCAACGCGATCGTGGACACGTTTATTCCACTGACGACCACCACGCAGCCTCCGACCACCACCAGCAGGCCTTACACCGTCAACGCGCCCAG CCGAGGTCGCCCGCAGCAGATCAACCGTGGCACCGCACCGCC GCGGTTGCGGCCAACCTTGAAACCGTCCACGGAAATCGTGTCCAAGGCGCAGGAGTTCATCGACATCTACAGGTACCCGCCGACGAGGCCCGCGCCGATCTACCCGACCCCCCAGGTCGACAAACCCGCGGCCAAGTGTCGCAAGGACGTCTGCCTGCTTCCTGACTGCAGCTGCGGCGGCGCCGACATTCCAG gTGACTACCTGCCGGAGGAGATACCGCAGATCGTTCTGCTGACGTTCGACGATTCGGTGAACGACCTGAACAAGGGTCTCTACGCGGACCTGTTCGAGAAGGGCAGGAAAAATCCGAACGGCTGCCCCATCTCCGCCACGTTCTACGTCTCCCACGAGTGGACAGACTACAGCCAGGTCCAAAATCTCTATGCCGCTGGCCATGAGATTGCCTCCCACACGGTTTC GCACAGCTTCGGTGAGCAGTTCTCTCAGCGAAAGTGGGCGCGAGAAGTTGCCGGGCAGCGTGAAATCCTGTCTGCCTACGGAGGCGTGAAGCTGGAAGATGTCAGAGGGATGCGAGCTCCTTTCCTATCG GTCGGGGGGAACAACATGTTCAAGATGCTCTGGGACACGAACTTCACCTACGACTCCTCGATGCCGATCTACGAGAATCGACCGCCCAGCTGGCCGTACACCCTCGACTACAAGCTCTTCCATGACTGCATGATCCCGCCCTGTCCCACCAGGTCCTACCCAGGCCTTTGGGAAGTTCCTATGGTGATGTGGCAAGACCTGAACGGAGGTAGATGCTCGATGGGAGATGCCTGCAGCAATCCGCCGACCGCTGACGGCGTTTACAAGATGCTGATCAAGAACTTCGAGAGACACTACACCACCAACAG AGCGCCCTTCGGGCTCTTCTACCACGCCGCCTGGTTCACCCAGCCTCATCATAAAGAAGGCTTCATCTCCTTCCTCGACACCATAGTCGCGATGGATGACGTCTGGGTGGTGACCAACTCGCAGGCGATCCAGTGGGTCAGAAACCCTACGCCCTTGCCACTCATGCACACCTTTGAACCATTTGGATGCAACTACCCG GACCGGCCGAAGAAGTGCAACAACCCTCGAGTCTGCAACCTCTGGCACAAGAGCGGCGTGAGGTACATGAAGACCTGCCAGGCGTGCCCGGACATCTACCCGTGGACGGGCAAGACCGGGATACGAAGCAGTCGCATCGACAACGACGTCGACTCGCACGAATGA
- the Cda5 gene encoding chitin deacetylase-like 5 isoform X1 yields MIVLSSALLLLAVASTVECQRNIPRSARASRNEAALEFECPEEFGYYPHPRDCTQYYVCVFGGALLESCTGGLMYSHELQTCDWPRNVGCPEGGAPSKEVEEDPLLERSAKIESLQEQQHQQRPQQSRREQQHQQRPVQRQPIPVTTTPTPVPQITEKQIRQRQQARNYHEDQYEPASEVESDRQQRVYRGQPSTIGQVQSDRDGLRRNVISEREKESLVSTRAQTETHYRTQVPSSESPRLAKILSTAAPVISKSYYSEPDQSYPYYTIYDDDVSIYKDDDYNQYTVNQSVVVQPSVKISEVNTKQYQKPKKVAVNEADKYNLNQDVTVQDYDIYENQAQLNKNKFRITDGQSFRPNVLSHPVVHVTTPNAIVDTFIPLTTTTQPPTTTSRPYTVNAPSRGRPQQINRGTAPPRLRPTLKPSTEIVSKAQEFIDIYRYPPTRPAPIYPTPQVDKPAAKCRKDVCLLPDCSCGGADIPGDYLPEEIPQIVLLTFDDSVNDLNKGLYADLFEKGRKNPNGCPISATFYVSHEWTDYSQVQNLYAAGHEIASHTVSHSFGEQFSQRKWAREVAGQREILSAYGGVKLEDVRGMRAPFLSVGGNNMFKMLWDTNFTYDSSMPIYENRPPSWPYTLDYKLFHDCMIPPCPTRSYPGLWEVPMVMWQDLNGGRCSMGDACSNPPTADGVYKMLIKNFERHYTTNRAPFGLFYHAAWFTQPHHKEGFISFLDTIVAMDDVWVVTNSQAIQWVRNPTPLPLMHTFEPFGCNYPDRPKKCNNPRVCNLWHKSGVRYMKTCQACPDIYPWTGKTGIRSSRIDNDVDSHE; encoded by the exons AATGCCAGAGGAACATCCCGAGAAGCGCCAGGGCGAGCAGAAACGAGGCTGCTTTGGAGTTCGAGTGCCCTGAGGAATTCGGATACTACCCTCATCCTCGTGATTGTACGCAGTATTATGTGTGCGTTTTCGGCGGCGCCTTGCTGGAGTCCTGCACGGGGGGGCTCATGTACAG TCACGAGCTACAGACGTGCGATTGGCCACGCAACGTGGGCTGCCCCGAGGGTGGAGCACCCAGCAAGGAAGTCGAGGAAGATCCTCTGCTGGAGAG GTCGGCGAAGATCGAGTCTCTGCAGGAGCAGCAGCACCAGCAACGCCCGCAGCAATCTAGGCGAGAGCAACAGCACCAGCAGCGTCCTGTCCAGAGGCAACCGATCCCGGTGACCACCACGCCGACCCCCGTGCCGCAGATCACCGAGAAGCAGATCCGTCAGAGGCAACAGGCCAGGAACTACCACGAGGACCAGTACGAGCCAGCCAGCGAGGTCGAGAGCGACAGGCAGCAACGGGTCTACCGGGGACAGCCGTCCACGATTGGCCAAGTGCAGAGCGATCGGGATGGCCTGCGGAGGAACGTGATATCG gagagggagaaggagagccTGGTGAGCACGCGCGCCCAGACGGAAACCCATTACAG GACCCAAGTACCATCGTCCGAGTCGCCGAGACTCGCCAAGATCCTGTCCACCGCTGCACCAGTCATCTCCAAGTCGTATTACAGCGAGCCGGACCAGAGCTACCCCTACTACACCATCTACGACGACGACGTGTCCATCTACAAGGACGATG ATTACAATCAGTACACCGTGAACCAATCGGTGGTGGTTCAGCCGAGCGTCAAGATCAGCGAGGTGAACACGAAGCAGTACCAGAAGCCGAAGAAGGTCGCGGTGAACGAGGCGGACAAGTACAACCTGAACCAGGACGTCACGGTGCAGGACTACGACATCTACGAGAATCAG GCGCAGCTCAACAAGAACAAGTTCCGCATTACCGATGGGCAGTCGTTCAG GCCGAACGTGCTCAGCCACCCTGTCGTCCACGTGACGACTCCCAACGCGATCGTGGACACGTTTATTCCACTGACGACCACCACGCAGCCTCCGACCACCACCAGCAGGCCTTACACCGTCAACGCGCCCAG CCGAGGTCGCCCGCAGCAGATCAACCGTGGCACCGCACCGCC GCGGTTGCGGCCAACCTTGAAACCGTCCACGGAAATCGTGTCCAAGGCGCAGGAGTTCATCGACATCTACAGGTACCCGCCGACGAGGCCCGCGCCGATCTACCCGACCCCCCAGGTCGACAAACCCGCGGCCAAGTGTCGCAAGGACGTCTGCCTGCTTCCTGACTGCAGCTGCGGCGGCGCCGACATTCCAG gTGACTACCTGCCGGAGGAGATACCGCAGATCGTTCTGCTGACGTTCGACGATTCGGTGAACGACCTGAACAAGGGTCTCTACGCGGACCTGTTCGAGAAGGGCAGGAAAAATCCGAACGGCTGCCCCATCTCCGCCACGTTCTACGTCTCCCACGAGTGGACAGACTACAGCCAGGTCCAAAATCTCTATGCCGCTGGCCATGAGATTGCCTCCCACACGGTTTC GCACAGCTTCGGTGAGCAGTTCTCTCAGCGAAAGTGGGCGCGAGAAGTTGCCGGGCAGCGTGAAATCCTGTCTGCCTACGGAGGCGTGAAGCTGGAAGATGTCAGAGGGATGCGAGCTCCTTTCCTATCG GTCGGGGGGAACAACATGTTCAAGATGCTCTGGGACACGAACTTCACCTACGACTCCTCGATGCCGATCTACGAGAATCGACCGCCCAGCTGGCCGTACACCCTCGACTACAAGCTCTTCCATGACTGCATGATCCCGCCCTGTCCCACCAGGTCCTACCCAGGCCTTTGGGAAGTTCCTATGGTGATGTGGCAAGACCTGAACGGAGGTAGATGCTCGATGGGAGATGCCTGCAGCAATCCGCCGACCGCTGACGGCGTTTACAAGATGCTGATCAAGAACTTCGAGAGACACTACACCACCAACAG AGCGCCCTTCGGGCTCTTCTACCACGCCGCCTGGTTCACCCAGCCTCATCATAAAGAAGGCTTCATCTCCTTCCTCGACACCATAGTCGCGATGGATGACGTCTGGGTGGTGACCAACTCGCAGGCGATCCAGTGGGTCAGAAACCCTACGCCCTTGCCACTCATGCACACCTTTGAACCATTTGGATGCAACTACCCG GACCGGCCGAAGAAGTGCAACAACCCTCGAGTCTGCAACCTCTGGCACAAGAGCGGCGTGAGGTACATGAAGACCTGCCAGGCGTGCCCGGACATCTACCCGTGGACGGGCAAGACCGGGATACGAAGCAGTCGCATCGACAACGACGTCGACTCGCACGAATGA
- the Cda5 gene encoding chitin deacetylase-like 5 isoform X2: MIVLSSALLLLAVASTVECQRNIPRSARASRNEAALEFECPEEFGYYPHPRDCTQYYVCVFGGALLESCTGGLMYSHELQTCDWPRNVGCPEGGAPSKEVEEDPLLERSAKIESLQEQQHQQRPQQSRREQQHQQRPVQRQPIPVTTTPTPVPQITEKQIRQRQQARNYHEDQYEPASEVESDRQQRVYRGQPSTIGQVQSDRDGLRRNVISEREKESLVSTRAQTETHYRTQVPSSESPRLAKILSTAAPVISKSYYSEPDQSYPYYTIYDDDVSIYKDDDYNQYTVNQSVVVQPSVKISEVNTKQYQKPKKVAVNEADKYNLNQDVTVQDYDIYENQAQLNKNKFRITDGQSFRPNVLSHPVVHVTTPNAIVDTFIPLTTTTQPPTTTSRPYTVNAPSRGRPQQINRGTAPPRLRPTLKPSTEIVSKAQEFIDIYRYPPTRPAPIYPTPQVDKPAAKCRKDVCLLPDCSCGGADIPGGIPAEQTPQIVLLTFDDAVNDLNKPLYADLFESGRKNPNGCPIAATFYVSHEWTDYSQVQNLYADGHEMASHTVSHSFGEQFSQRKWAREVAGQREILSAYGGVKLEDVRGMRAPFLSVGGNNMFKMLWDTNFTYDSSMPIYENRPPSWPYTLDYKLFHDCMIPPCPTRSYPGLWEVPMVMWQDLNGGRCSMGDACSNPPTADGVYKMLIKNFERHYTTNRAPFGLFYHAAWFTQPHHKEGFISFLDTIVAMDDVWVVTNSQAIQWVRNPTPLPLMHTFEPFGCNYPDRPKKCNNPRVCNLWHKSGVRYMKTCQACPDIYPWTGKTGIRSSRIDNDVDSHE, encoded by the exons AATGCCAGAGGAACATCCCGAGAAGCGCCAGGGCGAGCAGAAACGAGGCTGCTTTGGAGTTCGAGTGCCCTGAGGAATTCGGATACTACCCTCATCCTCGTGATTGTACGCAGTATTATGTGTGCGTTTTCGGCGGCGCCTTGCTGGAGTCCTGCACGGGGGGGCTCATGTACAG TCACGAGCTACAGACGTGCGATTGGCCACGCAACGTGGGCTGCCCCGAGGGTGGAGCACCCAGCAAGGAAGTCGAGGAAGATCCTCTGCTGGAGAG GTCGGCGAAGATCGAGTCTCTGCAGGAGCAGCAGCACCAGCAACGCCCGCAGCAATCTAGGCGAGAGCAACAGCACCAGCAGCGTCCTGTCCAGAGGCAACCGATCCCGGTGACCACCACGCCGACCCCCGTGCCGCAGATCACCGAGAAGCAGATCCGTCAGAGGCAACAGGCCAGGAACTACCACGAGGACCAGTACGAGCCAGCCAGCGAGGTCGAGAGCGACAGGCAGCAACGGGTCTACCGGGGACAGCCGTCCACGATTGGCCAAGTGCAGAGCGATCGGGATGGCCTGCGGAGGAACGTGATATCG gagagggagaaggagagccTGGTGAGCACGCGCGCCCAGACGGAAACCCATTACAG GACCCAAGTACCATCGTCCGAGTCGCCGAGACTCGCCAAGATCCTGTCCACCGCTGCACCAGTCATCTCCAAGTCGTATTACAGCGAGCCGGACCAGAGCTACCCCTACTACACCATCTACGACGACGACGTGTCCATCTACAAGGACGATG ATTACAATCAGTACACCGTGAACCAATCGGTGGTGGTTCAGCCGAGCGTCAAGATCAGCGAGGTGAACACGAAGCAGTACCAGAAGCCGAAGAAGGTCGCGGTGAACGAGGCGGACAAGTACAACCTGAACCAGGACGTCACGGTGCAGGACTACGACATCTACGAGAATCAG GCGCAGCTCAACAAGAACAAGTTCCGCATTACCGATGGGCAGTCGTTCAG GCCGAACGTGCTCAGCCACCCTGTCGTCCACGTGACGACTCCCAACGCGATCGTGGACACGTTTATTCCACTGACGACCACCACGCAGCCTCCGACCACCACCAGCAGGCCTTACACCGTCAACGCGCCCAG CCGAGGTCGCCCGCAGCAGATCAACCGTGGCACCGCACCGCC GCGGTTGCGGCCAACCTTGAAACCGTCCACGGAAATCGTGTCCAAGGCGCAGGAGTTCATCGACATCTACAGGTACCCGCCGACGAGGCCCGCGCCGATCTACCCGACCCCCCAGGTCGACAAACCCGCGGCCAAGTGTCGCAAGGACGTCTGCCTGCTTCCTGACTGCAGCTGCGGCGGCGCCGACATTCCAG GTGGAATCCCGGCGGAACAGACGCCGCAGATCGTTCTGCTGACGTTCGACGACGCGGTGAACGATCTGAACAAACCGTTGTACGCCGATCTGTTCGAAAGCGGACGTAAGAACCCGAACGGCTGCCCGATCGCGGCCACGTTCTACGTGTCGCACGAGTGGACCGATTATAGCCAGGTGCAAAACCTGTACGCGGACGGCCACGAAATGGCATCGCACACAGTCTC GCACAGCTTCGGTGAGCAGTTCTCTCAGCGAAAGTGGGCGCGAGAAGTTGCCGGGCAGCGTGAAATCCTGTCTGCCTACGGAGGCGTGAAGCTGGAAGATGTCAGAGGGATGCGAGCTCCTTTCCTATCG GTCGGGGGGAACAACATGTTCAAGATGCTCTGGGACACGAACTTCACCTACGACTCCTCGATGCCGATCTACGAGAATCGACCGCCCAGCTGGCCGTACACCCTCGACTACAAGCTCTTCCATGACTGCATGATCCCGCCCTGTCCCACCAGGTCCTACCCAGGCCTTTGGGAAGTTCCTATGGTGATGTGGCAAGACCTGAACGGAGGTAGATGCTCGATGGGAGATGCCTGCAGCAATCCGCCGACCGCTGACGGCGTTTACAAGATGCTGATCAAGAACTTCGAGAGACACTACACCACCAACAG AGCGCCCTTCGGGCTCTTCTACCACGCCGCCTGGTTCACCCAGCCTCATCATAAAGAAGGCTTCATCTCCTTCCTCGACACCATAGTCGCGATGGATGACGTCTGGGTGGTGACCAACTCGCAGGCGATCCAGTGGGTCAGAAACCCTACGCCCTTGCCACTCATGCACACCTTTGAACCATTTGGATGCAACTACCCG GACCGGCCGAAGAAGTGCAACAACCCTCGAGTCTGCAACCTCTGGCACAAGAGCGGCGTGAGGTACATGAAGACCTGCCAGGCGTGCCCGGACATCTACCCGTGGACGGGCAAGACCGGGATACGAAGCAGTCGCATCGACAACGACGTCGACTCGCACGAATGA
- the LOC143377808 gene encoding adenylate cyclase type 10 has protein sequence MNLFDADILFHVVFGVSGYNKKGVDRNTSRRGILSASKMLKQLKRLAAVKVVFIGVSTGMAFCGVLGHTVRKQYMIVGAPVDMAASLMLISFDKISCDYETVSLSSLSMDKFRSRGMKNLAKIGKTQVYELLFIDAKTESPSNLDCSYPIVGRGKELDFFKDVLDDIGVARRNYSGMLIEGPERSGKSRLLDAFVAVVRNRQIKLLQLSLHQCLVEKAYAVLYHLFLQILDAVDCSTMHDRHNVILDKLADVLAPEDFCYLNAIMRVQFPLTREYCEDTEWRRNTRMIRIFEAILSKVAGCVCILLDNVQHLDPLSWQFLSSALSNKNVVLVVTMLTPASWDDLTQVEVGISQDKRLAHISLEGLGSEYLGVFACQFLNVIAIPASLETILQRRGKNSISWCESFLMSALQIHALNFVTMSPKDVPLYDLVFPDSSYLVKISPELTPEELPPPLHWKRRNHLNVCVPSGTPIGFVETNRDHTGLRIDIYNRMNSYEQDFVKCAAALGQVFQRRMVESMMTNSTPLYTATAVGEMIRLRILECAMVQRKHFHSDDSAYSVMKKRRTFSNMHHLVTCACEPTRIFAASTLPSQGHCKLLEFTIPSYRKLFYDILPPHEKKDYHSKAASLYGRQARRCNTCGNGSFFTLFAKEEAPPEEPSVTGPASMTAERNAFTSRGDRREPRRSIFAIDNSGLQRRRESISIRRISILPVHVDNDEEEVPEPAATPEAPVDLSWEGQLKRFTHIDYSNCRCIYIIDYVFWQLHYHLVNSNDYEKLPWFMMEYTAGLMATGQPLYATKFLMATTISWEVAKLKEQLFEESHESVSNKGKTLILMGDAFAACGGYPLAKKFYREAVALRTIVLQTYRAVCYYAVLERLRHFLLGFPDYTLNRVSGEAADGRLQLAVALQRLSTILKVQDLVKASRLATLQSLRTAFETEGGFAEKTMIYLTAVKTFRDIGDLGLVRPLEKPMARTIDDKTTWYQPGELVLLAKVYQTMFETRVLHGEYDDSIEIGSKVLKICDSLHIFGPKIDILPSLIEVMVWTKRLNQAMDLMKTLYFVADEDVDQSAITWYYALSLEFLLDAGIILESYDTCHEFYHKISVCRSKARVSRDPASLSRLTTCLAIWQLRTSVTLTDDLVQDVNEYVKDLRRDNFPQIYNSVKGLECYLLVLKRRINIKKSTDLFERMENANTILKSLRKVYDCALFVVPFFFVLQAYMNLLRGRRFACQQNLQRAEGWSLSQGNNMVLAWIEQYRRTWKKSGYNTMGQYWVEHVSAADAVRWQDIESFSQDTWSTILYPLPVPDSNF, from the exons ATGAATTTGTTCGACGCGGACATCCTGTTCCACGTTGTATTCGGCGTGAGCGGGTATAACAAGAAGGGGGTGGACAGGAACACTTCGAGGCGCGGAATTCTGAGCGCGTCGAAGATGTTGAAGCAGCTGAAACGCCTCGCTGCAGTGAAAGTGGTGTTCATCGGTGTCTCGACTG GAATGGCGTTCTGCGGGGTGCTCGGCCACACCGTCAGAAAACAGTACATGATCGTCGGCGCGCCGGTCGACATGGCTGCCTCACTGATGCTGATTTCCTTCGACAAG ATATCCTGCGACTACGAGACCGTTTCGCTGAGTTCCCTGAGCATGGACAAGTTTCGCTCGCGAGGTATGAAGAACCTGGCGAAAATCGGGAAGACCCAGGTCTACGAGCTCCTCTTCATTGATGC AAAAACAGAGAGCCCGTCTAATCTCGACTGCTCCTACCCTATCGTCGGTCGGGGGAAGGAGTTGGATTTCTTTAAGGACGTGTTGGACGACATTGGTGTGGCAAGGCGAAATTATTCGGGAATGCTTATCGAG GGCCCTGAGAGGTCCGGGAAATCGAGGCTCCTCGACGCCTTCGTCGCGGTCGTTCGCAACAGACAGATAAAGCTGCTGCAGCTTTCCTTGCACCAGTGTTTGGTGGAGAAAGCTTACGCCGTGCTGTATCATCTGTTTCTTCAA ATCTTGGACGCGGTAGATTGCTCGACGATGCACGACCGTCACAACGTTATACTAGACAAGCTGGCCGACGTCCTAGCGCCGGAGGATTTCTGTTATCTGAACGCGATAATGAGGGTTCAGTTCCCTCTCACGAGAGAGTACTGCGAGGACACCGAATGGAGGCGTAACACGAGGATGATCAGGATCTTTGAAGCGATATTGAGCAAG GTGGCAGGCTGCGTGTGCATCCTGCTCGACAACGTGCAACACCTGGACCCCCTCTCCTGGCAGTTCCTGTCTTCGGCCCTGAGCAATAAGAACGTGGTGCTGGTGGTGACGATGCTGACACCAGCCTCTTGGGACGACCTGACGCAAGTGGAGGTGGGAATCTCGCAGGACAAGAGGCTGGCGCACATCTCGCTGGAGGGATTGGGGTCGGAGTACCTTGGTGTGTTCGCCTGCCAGTTCCTGAACGTCATCGCGATCCCTGCGAGCCTCGAGAC GATTCTCCAGAGACGCGGCAAGAACTCGATCAGTTGGTGCGAGTCATTTCTAATGTCCGCCCTGCAAATCCACGCGCTCAACTTCGTCACAATGTCGCCCAAGGATGTCCCACTCTACGACCTGGTTTTCCCTGACAGCTCCTACCTGGTGAAGATATCGCCGGAGCTCACGCCTGAGGAACTGCCGCCGCCGTTGCACTGGAAGCGGAGGAATCACTTGAACGTTTGCGTGCCGTCCGGGACGCCGATCGGCTTCGTCGAGACCAACCGCGACCACACAG GCCTCCGGATCGATATCTACAATCGAATGAACTCGTACGAGCAGGACTTCGTCAAGTGCGCGGCGGCGCTCGGCCAAGTCTTCCAACGCAGGATGGTCGAGAGCATGATGACCAACTCCACGCCGTTGTACACGGCGA CAGCCGTGGGGGAGATGATTAGACTGAGGATCCTCGAGTGCGCCATGGTCCAGAGGAAGCATTTCCACTCGGACGACTCGGCGTACTCCGTGATGAAGAAGCGACGAACTTTTAGCAACATGCATCATCTGGTGACCTGCGCCTGCGAACCCACCC GCATCTTCGCCGCGAGTACCTTGCCCAGCCAGGGGCACTGCAAGCTGCTGGAGTTCACCATACCCTCCTACCGCAAGCTCTTCTACGACATACTGCCGCCGCACGAGAAGAAGGACTACCATTCGAAAGCAGCGAGCCTCTACGGAAGGCAGGCCCGCAGGTGCAACACCTGCGGGAACGGTAGCTTCTTCACGCTTTTTGCGAAGGAAGAGGCGCCTCCT GAGGAGCCGTCCGTCACGGGTCCGGCGAGCATGACGGCGGAACGAAATGCGTTCACGAGCCGAGGGGATAGAAGGGAGCCGAGGCGAAGTATCTTCGCCATCGACAACAGTGGCTTACAGAGGAGACGCGAGAGCATCAGCATCCGCAGAATCTCTATCTTACCTGTCCACGTCGACAACGATGAGGAAGAAG TCCCGGAGCCGGCGGCGACTCCAGAGGCGCCGGTGGACCTCTCGTGGGAGGGCCAGCTGAAGCGGTTCACCCACATAGACTACTCCAATTGCCGATGCATTTACATCATCGACTACGTCTTCTGGCAGCTGCACTACCACCTCGTAAACTCCA ACGACTACGAGAAGCTGCCGTGGTTCATGATGGAGTACACCGCCGGCCTGATGGCAACCGGCCAGCCGTTGTACGCCACGAAATTCCTCATGGCCACCACCATCAGCTGGGAGGTCGCGAAGCTGAAGGAGCAGTTGTTCGAGGAGAGCCACGAATCGGTATCTAACAAGGGGAAGACTCTGATTCTGATGG GGGACGCTTTCGCCGCCTGCGGAGGCTACCCGCTCGCGAAGAAATTCTACCGGGAGGCTGTCGCGCTGAGAACCATCGTGCTGCAGACTTACCGAGCCGTCTGCTACTACGCGGTCCTGGAGAggctgcgccacttcctgctagGCTTCCCGGACTACACCTTGAACCGTGTCTCTGGGGAGGCGGCAGATGGTCGCTTGCAACTGGCCGTCGCTCTGCAAAGACTGTCCACGATTTTGAAG GTGCAGGATCTAGTCAAGGCCTCGAGGCTCGCTACCCTGCAGAGCCTCCGAACAGCGTTCGAGACCGAGGGAGGATTCGCGGAGAAGACGATGATTTACTTGACGGCGGTGAAGACTTTCCGAGACATTGGCGACTTGGGGCTGGTGCGGCCCCTGGAGAAGCCCATGGCGAGGACCATCGACGACAAAACCACGTGGTACCAGCCGGGGGAATTGGTCTTGCTGGCGAAGGTGTACCAGACAATGTTCGAGACCAG AGTGCTGCATGGCGAGTATGACGACAGCATCGAGATCGGCAGTAAGGTATTGAAGATCTGCGACAGCTTGCACATCTTCGGGCCGAAGATAGATATACTACCCTCTCTGATAGAAGTTATG GTTTGGACGAAACGTCTGAACCAGGCGATGGACCTGATGAAGACGCTGTACTTCGTAgccgacgaggacgtcgaccaATCCGCCATCACCTGGTACTACGCTCTGAGTTTGGAGTTCCTCCTGGACGCTGGGATCATCTTGGAGTCCTACGACACCTGCCACGAGTTCTATCACAAGATCTCAG TTTGCAGGTCGAAGGCCCGCGTGTCGCGCGACCCAGCGAGCCTGTCGCGTTTGACCACTTGCCTGGCTATCTGGCAACTTAGAAC GTCTGTCACGCTCACGGACGACTTGGTGCAGGATGTCAACGAGTACGTGAAGGATCTCAGGCGCGACAACTTCCCGCAGATCTACAATTCCGTGAAG GGCCTGGAGTGTTACCTATTGGTACTGAAGCGGCGAATAAACATAAAGAAGTCGACGGATCTGTTCGAAAGGATGGAGAACGCGAACACCATCCTCAAGTCTCTTCGGAAGGTGTACGACTGCGCTCTGTTCGTGGTGCCGTTCTTCTTCGTGCTGCAGGCGTACATGAATCTGCTGCGAGGTCGCAGGTTCGCGTGCCAGCAGAACCTGCAGAGAGCAGAGGGATGGTCCCTGTCGCAGGGGAACAACATGGTGCTGGCCTGGATCGAGCAGTACAGAAGG ACTTGGAAGAAGAGCGGCTACAACACCATGGGGCAGTACTGGGTGGAGCACGTGAGTGCTGCAGACGCGGTTCGATGGCAAGACATCGAAAGCTTCTCCCAGGACACTTGGTCCACCATACTGTACCCCCTTCCAGTCCCTGATTCCAACTTCTAA